From Laspinema palackyanum D2c, the proteins below share one genomic window:
- a CDS encoding pyruvate kinase, whose product MQTLTSEPLQLPIPELSHPEDLLNALLKLRETVENEGRELFEQWRPGIQRRSFLISGLNFAYYLALRRQDLRDLQMALTPWGLSSLGRSEARVLPNLDAAIATLGAVCNRDPATLPKRPPLRAFFRGDRILNYRARAVFGPPSPTRRVRIMVTLPTEAAENYELVRNLLNQGANCLRINCAHDTPVEWEKMVNFIRQAETETGYPCKVYFDLSGPKIRTGKLIASDKKKRFFAGDHFVLSAHKPKSQKEMSSISCTLPEAISALKEGAPVWIDDGKLGAIVDSILPDGVLLRVTHTRPQGEKLKTDKGINFPETVLPLSSLTDKDLQDLDFVAKHADIVGYSFVQTAEDMRQLQQELSRRSPEKARTLAIVAKIETQEAVRNLPELIVQGASKQPFGVMIARGDLAVELGFQRLAEIQEEILWLCEAAQVPVIWATQVLESLAKTGIPSRAEITDAAMAERAECVMLNKGPFILEAVQILDDVLMRMQAHQSKKTPQLRALRSW is encoded by the coding sequence ATGCAAACCTTAACTTCTGAACCGCTACAACTCCCTATTCCTGAGTTATCCCACCCTGAAGACCTTCTGAATGCTTTACTCAAACTTCGTGAAACCGTTGAGAATGAGGGTCGAGAACTGTTTGAACAATGGCGTCCAGGAATTCAAAGACGGTCATTTTTAATTAGTGGGTTGAATTTTGCTTATTATTTAGCTTTGCGAAGGCAGGATTTACGGGATTTACAAATGGCATTAACTCCCTGGGGATTATCCTCTTTGGGACGCAGTGAGGCGCGGGTTTTGCCGAATTTAGATGCAGCGATCGCCACGTTAGGTGCTGTCTGTAATCGTGACCCCGCCACCTTACCCAAACGCCCTCCCTTACGGGCATTCTTCCGAGGCGATCGCATCCTGAATTATCGCGCCCGGGCTGTCTTTGGTCCCCCATCCCCCACGCGCCGGGTGCGAATTATGGTGACTCTCCCCACAGAAGCGGCTGAAAATTATGAATTAGTCCGAAATTTACTCAATCAAGGGGCAAATTGTCTGCGGATTAATTGCGCCCATGATACCCCCGTGGAATGGGAAAAAATGGTTAATTTCATTCGTCAGGCAGAAACTGAAACAGGCTATCCTTGCAAAGTTTATTTTGATTTAAGCGGTCCTAAAATTCGCACGGGCAAGTTAATCGCATCGGATAAAAAAAAGCGCTTCTTTGCGGGCGATCACTTTGTTTTATCTGCTCATAAACCCAAATCCCAAAAGGAAATGTCCAGTATTAGCTGTACCTTACCCGAGGCCATTTCGGCTTTAAAAGAAGGTGCGCCTGTCTGGATTGATGATGGCAAACTTGGCGCAATTGTTGACTCTATTCTGCCCGATGGTGTTCTCCTGCGCGTGACGCACACCCGTCCTCAAGGAGAAAAACTTAAAACCGATAAGGGCATTAATTTTCCCGAGACAGTTTTACCTTTAAGTTCCCTCACGGATAAAGATTTACAAGATTTGGATTTTGTCGCCAAACACGCGGATATTGTCGGCTATTCTTTTGTGCAAACTGCCGAAGATATGCGGCAATTGCAACAGGAGTTAAGTCGGCGATCGCCCGAAAAAGCCCGCACTTTGGCGATCGTTGCCAAAATCGAAACCCAAGAAGCAGTCAGAAATCTCCCAGAATTAATCGTTCAAGGGGCCAGTAAACAACCTTTTGGCGTCATGATTGCCCGAGGAGATTTAGCCGTCGAACTTGGATTTCAACGGTTGGCAGAAATTCAAGAAGAAATTCTCTGGTTATGTGAAGCGGCACAAGTTCCGGTGATTTGGGCAACCCAAGTGCTTGAAAGCCTTGCCAAAACTGGGATTCCCTCTCGGGCAGAAATTACCGATGCGGCAATGGCGGAACGGGCGGAATGCGTGATGCTGAATAAAGGGCCGTTTATTTTGGAGGCGGTGCAGATTTTAGATGATGTGTTGATGCGGATGCAGGCACATCAGTCGAAGAAGACGCCTCAACTGCGCGCATTGCGATCGTGGTAA
- a CDS encoding TIGR00341 family protein, whose product MSLRQIELFLPKESAEKVEELLQGQSVMGIWQSPLSEEKSLVKIILSSQQAEEAIDTLSSHFSYLEDFRIILLPVSAYLTHPSESKSASTKEFDKNPLPEVELDPQSSRLNRQELQQKIDGDLELNLQHIVMLLISAIIAAIGLLRDDSTIIIGAMVIAPLLGPNMGLSLATTLGDIPLAKKALQIGTFGISLALILSLGIGFFIPINLDVSEIALRTRVRWSDVLLALASGIAGALSFTSGKISGLVGVMVSVALLPPLVTFGMLLGSGRWEAAVGAMLLFLTNLVSLNLAGVLTFSVQNIRPGEWWLASKAEKATNAAYFLWFGLLFIVITSIVFWRRNHWV is encoded by the coding sequence ATGAGTTTAAGACAAATTGAACTATTTTTACCCAAAGAGAGTGCTGAGAAAGTAGAAGAATTGCTACAAGGCCAGTCGGTGATGGGGATTTGGCAGAGTCCGCTTTCTGAAGAGAAGAGTTTAGTTAAAATTATTTTGTCTTCTCAACAAGCTGAGGAGGCGATCGATACCCTATCTTCTCATTTCTCCTACTTAGAGGATTTTCGGATTATTCTGCTGCCCGTTAGTGCCTATTTAACTCATCCTTCCGAATCTAAATCTGCATCAACCAAGGAATTCGATAAAAATCCTTTGCCCGAGGTGGAGTTAGATCCGCAAAGTTCGCGGCTGAATCGGCAAGAACTTCAGCAAAAAATTGACGGGGATTTAGAGTTGAATCTCCAGCATATTGTCATGCTGTTGATTTCGGCAATTATTGCCGCGATCGGCTTACTGCGAGATGATTCGACTATCATTATTGGGGCGATGGTGATTGCGCCTTTATTGGGTCCGAATATGGGGTTATCTCTGGCAACGACTTTGGGAGATATACCCCTGGCTAAAAAAGCATTACAAATCGGAACTTTTGGAATTTCTCTGGCCTTAATTTTATCTCTAGGGATTGGATTTTTTATTCCCATTAATCTGGATGTTTCTGAAATTGCTTTAAGAACTCGGGTCCGTTGGTCCGATGTTTTGTTGGCATTAGCATCAGGAATTGCGGGAGCGCTTTCCTTTACTTCTGGGAAAATTAGTGGACTGGTAGGCGTCATGGTTTCTGTTGCTTTATTGCCCCCTCTAGTGACGTTTGGGATGTTGCTGGGTTCGGGACGTTGGGAAGCGGCTGTTGGGGCAATGTTACTATTTTTAACGAATTTAGTTTCTTTGAACTTAGCCGGGGTTTTGACCTTTTCGGTGCAAAATATTCGTCCGGGGGAATGGTGGCTGGCTTCTAAAGCTGAAAAAGCGACCAATGCCGCTTATTTTCTTTGGTTTGGTTTATTATTTATAGTGATTACGAGCATTGTTTTTTGGAGGAGAAACCATTGGGTTTAG